In the genome of Bremerella sp. P1, the window GTGAACTGGATGAAACGCAAGAGATGAACTACTCGGCCATCATCAAAGCCGTTGCCGAGTCAGATTACGATGGCTACGTCGTCCAGGAATACATTCCGACCTGGGACGACAAACTGGCCTCGCTGCGGCATGGTGTCGCTTTGTGCGACGTCTAAAGCTCGTCATTCGACTTTGGGCTCGTGATCTAACGAGCCCCGTGCTCTCGCAGGCTTTGCTGAAGTGCCCAGTAGAATGACCGCTGCTGCTCGTACTGGTCTTTCGGGATCTGATGCTGGAAATAGTCGAGATACTCGAGCATTTGCTCGGTAAATCCGGTGTACGAGTAGTTGGAATCGGCCTGAAGATTTACCCAGTTGGGATCGCCTGGCTCGGTATGGCTCACATAGCGTCCCTGGTCGTCGACCTGAATGTTGGCCAGGAGCGTTGGAAGTTTCATCTGCAGCTCGTAAAAGCTCTTTTCCATCGGGTCCATGCCGGCCGTTGTTTCATTCCAGGCATTGACGACCGCTTCAGGCGTTCGGCTATCCGGGAAGCGAATCATGTAGCCTTCGCCGACCTGGGTAAGACCATCGTAGTTCAGATCGATTTGTGCCGGCCGAGGGATCAGCAAGTTCAGTGCTGCCTCAGGCGTCAGCTCATCCACATCGATAGGATCTGCCAGGCGGTTGACGTGCTGCACCGTGGCCAATTCGTCTTCGGTGAGATGCTTCAGGAAACCCTGCGGATCGGCGTAGCCACCCTCGTTATAGGTGCGCACAAGCAGGTTGCCGTAGTCGCCGGGAAGTGCCTGGGCATCGACTTCTTCAGGGTAATTCCCGGTGTTGGCCACTGAGAACCAATCATTCCAGTCTTGTTGGATATCTTCCGGCATCGAATTCTCTGAAGCGTATGCTTCCGCGGAAGCGTAACCGGGCCGGCCGGCAGCTGTCAGGATTTCATTGAAGAGGTTTTGTAATTGCTCGCCCGCGGCATGCTGCTTTTGCTCGCGGGTCAGCGTCGAAGATTGTTGAGTCTCGATCCGCATCACGAAGTCTCGAAGGGCCGAAGTTGTTATCTACGTACCATCTTCGGTCGCCTTCACAGCATGAATTCAGTTTGAATCCCCTCTGCAGCGGTTAACTGCTAAGCTGCGAGTTCATCGCAAACTGGCGAAGCTATCACTTGCCCTGAAGGCAACCCTTGGCCGCATAGGCAGAGTCGATGGCTGTATCCACCGTGTCCGCCGTGACGGTCATGTGCCCCATCTTTCGGCCTATGCGTGGCTCGTGCTTGCCGTACAGATGCAACTTGACATCGGGGTCGGAACAAGCGGCTGCCCAATCCGGCGTGCCGGGCTCCCAGACGTCCCCCAGCAGATTGATCATCGCAGCGGGTCTCAGTTGCCGGGTAGACCCCAATGGAAGACCGCAGATCGTGCGGACTTGCTGCTCAAACTGACAGGTAACGTGCGCATCGATCGTCAGGTGACCCGAATTATGCGGACGAGGAGCGAGTTCGTTGATGAGCAGCGTGTCACCGGGAGCAAGAAAGAACTCGACACACAGCACGCCGACCACATCGAGCTCGGTTAAAACGGCCTTGGCAATTTCCATCGCTTCGGTCGTGGCTTTCTCGGATAGTCGACCCGGCGAGACGGAGACATCCAAGATGTGGTTCACGTGGATGTTCTCGATCGGTGTGTAGCATTCGACGTGACCGTCCATGCCACGGGCTGCGACAACCGAGAATTCTCTCTCGAAGTTTACCAACTGCTCAAGAATGGCTTCTTGCTTTAGCTCGTCTTTCCAGGCCGTATTCAATTCCTCACGATTGGCAACTTTGACTTGCCCTTTGCCGTCGTAGCCCCAAGCAGCCGTCTTCAATACGCCTGGCAGAAGTTGATCGGGGACACCTTCGAGGTCAGCAGCTTCGCGAATGGCGTGGAAGTTGGCGACCGGGAATCCGTGATCGCGTAGGAACGACTTTTCGCGAAGGCGATGCTGCGTGGTATGCAGAACGCGGCCGGCTGGTCGGACGGGCACCTTTTGGTTCACCACATCGACCGTTGCCAGGGGGACGTTTTCAAACTCGAACGTGACGACATCAACCTGCTCAGCGAAGCGAGCAACAGCGTCTAGGTCATCATAGCTGGCGGTGATCTCAACGTCGGCGACTTGGCCAGTTGGCGTATCGGTTTCCGGTGATAGAACATGAACGCGATAGCCCATGCGTCGTGCCGCGATGGCGAACATTCGGCCGAGTTGTCCACTTCCAAGGACTCCGAGGGTTCCGCCCGGAAGAATGGTCTTTGTCACAGCTGGGAATCCTCTAGAACTTTCTGCGTTTGTTCTTCCTGGAACTTGGCGAGCCGCTCTTGGAGATCGGTATCGGTGGTTGCCAGAATTCTTACTGCCAGGAGGCCAGCGTTTTTAGCACCTGCATCTCCGATCGCAAGCGTGCCGACAGGAATTCCGCCAGGCATCTGTACGATCGAAAGCAGTGAATCGAGGCCATTGAGAGCTCGGCTTTTGACGGGCACGCCCAAAACCGGAAGTGTCGTCTGCGAGGCGACCATGCCAGGCAGGTGAGCTGCCCCGCCGGCCCCGGCAATGATGATTTTGATTCCACGACTTTGTGCCGTCGTGGCATATTCATTCATCCAGGCTGGGGTTCGATGCGCAGAGACAACCCGCTTCTCGTACGGGACCTCAAACGATTCCAAAATCTCACAGGCATTCCGCATGGTTTCCCAATCGGACTTGCTGCCCATGATCACGCCAACCAGCGGCTGGTTTGCTTGGGACATTCCTGGCACTCTCCATCGTCAGTTTCGGCGGAGCATCGACGAAACGCCGCGATGCTCCAAAGGTCAAATGTTAACCCGAAACGCAACTTCTCGCACCGGGATAGAGTGCACCAAACGGGCAATTTTCCCCACTGCATGCGGCATTTTTCGGAAAAGAGGCAAAGATTACTGGTCGCTGATTTAAAGTTCCGCGCGTAAAAAAGCAGCGAAGACCCGGGGGAGGTCTTCACTGCTACGGGGGGAGAGAATCGAGTGGTTTACTGTTCGGGTTGTGACTTCTCGTCCGGCATCTCATTTGAGACATGCAACACAATCTTGCCTACGACGTGCCCTCCTTCGCTCTTGCGGTGTGCCGCGGCGACTTCGTTGAGTGGGAAGACGGTATCCAAGACCGTTCGCAACTTACCCTCGTTAGCTAAAGCTGTCAGCGACTTTAGGATGTCTCCATCAGGTCGAGCCAGCACAACATGGCATGATTGCTTTTGAAATCTCGAAATCATTGACATGCCCACGCTTTCCACCGATGGCAGCGTTGCGATGTAGTGGCCCTGCGGTTTCAAGATTCGCCGGCATTCGTGGAATGAAGATTTGCTAACCGCGTCGAACACGATGTCAAACGTCCTCCCGACGCGAGTGAACTGAGTGGCGTGGTAGTCGATGGTGTCATCCGCGCCTAATTCTCGAACCAACTGGTGGTTGTCCAGGCTGCAAACAGCGGTCACGTTAGCCCCGAGGGCCTTCGCGATCTGAACGGCGTAAGTACCGACTCCGCCTGAGGCGCCATTAATGAGCACATCGTCGCCAGCGTGAAGTTGTCCGAGCTTGACCAATGCTTTCCAAGCCGTAGTTGCGGCTAGCGGGATGGCAGCGGCCTCCTCAAACGAACACCCCCCAGGCTTCGCGACGATCACTTTCGAATCGACGGCAATATACTCGGCATAGCCGCCACCGAGAGCTTGATCGGAGAACGCCATCACTTGATCACCAACGTTCCAACCCTGCTGCTTGGCACTGTAGCCGACTTCAGCTATTTCACCGGCAACGTCAAAGCCTAGCGTCGCTGGCAGTTGTGCAGGGATGATCCACTTGAGCATCCCCTGGCGAATCTTCCAGTCGATCGGATTCACGCTGGCAGCCTGCACGCGGATGAGAACCTGGTCGGCTGTAATCTTCGGCCAAGGAATACTCTCGATCTTGAGATTCTCTTCGTCGCCGTACTGCTCAAGGACGACAGCCTGCATCAAGTTGGTGTGAACTTCAGGGTCTGCTTCTGCGGTTGCCACGTCAATACTCCTTACTCGATATGATCTGCCTCGGAACACGCTTAACGAAATCTACGTGATCGTCGAGTTGTAACTGGGGGGATCACTCGCCGGGAACGTTTCTTCCAGGGCTTCCTGAACCTCGTTATCTCGGTGTGCTGGGGTAGAACTCCTAAGCGTGTTATCGCTATTCGGGCCGGTTTTAGCAGTCAACGATGTCACCAAGACCGCACTATCAAACTTGGCTTCGAGCCGAAATGGACAACCGGCGGGAACATGCAATAGTTGATTCGGTTCAAGGACGTAGTGATGTTCATGAACCTTCGCGTCGAGTTTTCCGGCAACGCAGAAGATCAGCACCTCACCGGCAGACGCGTGCGTGCCCAGATGCTCGGACTCTTTGAGCGGGAGATACCTAGCTTCCGCTTTCACTTGGGCGAGGGCGTCCGACGGTAGGTTAATCACCGGGGTTATCTCGCCGAGACGTGGTAAGTCAGCAATGGCAAAGTTGGTAGATGAAGTAGACATGGCTAACTCCTTACGTGAGTGCAATCTAAGCACGAGGGTGCACATTGCATACCAATGCCAGATTGGCCGCCTAGCGAAGGCAAGGGAGAGAGCAAGAGTAATGGCCAAGAAGTCGAATTACGGATGGCCCGGTATTTGCCACTATTGTTTAAGCGACGTTTTATCGTAGCTCCGAACGGACGCCGTCGTTCGTACTGTTGACTCGACCACAGTCGGGGCTGGTCCATCTTCGACCATCTTGGATCGATGGTGACCAGGAGTCTGCGCGAGTCTGGCAACTAGTAGGCAGTCACTAGTTGTTAAGAATCTGGCCTTCCAAAGCCCCCGCCCCCGGGTGTCTTCACGATCAGAATGTCTCCCGCGTCTACCGAAAAGCTGGCCGTATTAGGCAGGCGTGTTT includes:
- a CDS encoding 5-(carboxyamino)imidazole ribonucleotide synthase, encoding MTKTILPGGTLGVLGSGQLGRMFAIAARRMGYRVHVLSPETDTPTGQVADVEITASYDDLDAVARFAEQVDVVTFEFENVPLATVDVVNQKVPVRPAGRVLHTTQHRLREKSFLRDHGFPVANFHAIREAADLEGVPDQLLPGVLKTAAWGYDGKGQVKVANREELNTAWKDELKQEAILEQLVNFEREFSVVAARGMDGHVECYTPIENIHVNHILDVSVSPGRLSEKATTEAMEIAKAVLTELDVVGVLCVEFFLAPGDTLLINELAPRPHNSGHLTIDAHVTCQFEQQVRTICGLPLGSTRQLRPAAMINLLGDVWEPGTPDWAAACSDPDVKLHLYGKHEPRIGRKMGHMTVTADTVDTAIDSAYAAKGCLQGK
- the purE gene encoding 5-(carboxyamino)imidazole ribonucleotide mutase is translated as MSQANQPLVGVIMGSKSDWETMRNACEILESFEVPYEKRVVSAHRTPAWMNEYATTAQSRGIKIIIAGAGGAAHLPGMVASQTTLPVLGVPVKSRALNGLDSLLSIVQMPGGIPVGTLAIGDAGAKNAGLLAVRILATTDTDLQERLAKFQEEQTQKVLEDSQL
- a CDS encoding NAD(P)-dependent alcohol dehydrogenase, producing MATAEADPEVHTNLMQAVVLEQYGDEENLKIESIPWPKITADQVLIRVQAASVNPIDWKIRQGMLKWIIPAQLPATLGFDVAGEIAEVGYSAKQQGWNVGDQVMAFSDQALGGGYAEYIAVDSKVIVAKPGGCSFEEAAAIPLAATTAWKALVKLGQLHAGDDVLINGASGGVGTYAVQIAKALGANVTAVCSLDNHQLVRELGADDTIDYHATQFTRVGRTFDIVFDAVSKSSFHECRRILKPQGHYIATLPSVESVGMSMISRFQKQSCHVVLARPDGDILKSLTALANEGKLRTVLDTVFPLNEVAAAHRKSEGGHVVGKIVLHVSNEMPDEKSQPEQ